One window from the genome of Saccharomyces mikatae IFO 1815 strain IFO1815 genome assembly, chromosome: 4 encodes:
- the SPS2 gene encoding Sps2p (similar to Saccharomyces cerevisiae SPS22 (YCL048W) and SPS2 (YDR522C); ancestral locus Anc_1.25), which produces MLSRIHTILSFLFLLLQLAKPSTAFGVNGELNILDHNIMLVNTNATVPKKEKTNFETISPAKQTKIDEDCKKSIYHIENAANLIELQAKCWKVMGNIEISSNFSGSLVDLGSIKEIEGDLIIKNNKHVFRIQGYNLQVLRKLELDSLTSFVSLDLPVLREVETVDWRVLPILSSVVINGNINKVKNIVISDTALTSIDYFNNVKEVNIFNINNNRFLETLFTKLESVTKQLTVHSNAKELELDLSNLYTVENMTIKDVSTINVAKLSSVNSSLEFIENQFSSLELPLLTKIQGTLGLIDNKNLKRLNFSNVTEVQGGLMIANNTGLAKIDFFPKLRQIGGAIYFEGTFEKIDFPELKLVKGSAYIKSSSDELNCEEFTAPKNGRSIIRGGKIECTSGMKSKMLNVDEEGNVLGKQETNNDAGKKEKGKNDSKNQGSSKKMENSAPKNFFIDGLKTSIYTVLTILFAIVF; this is translated from the coding sequence ATGTTGAGTCGTATACACACAATCCTAAGCTTTCTATTTTTACTTCTGCAGTTAGCTAAACCTTCAACTGCATTTGGAGTAAATGGTGAACTAAATATTTTAGACCACAATATCATGTTGGTCAATACTAATGCAACAGTTcctaaaaaagagaaaaccAACTTTGAGACGATTTCTCCAGCGAAACAAACAAAGATAGATGAAGATTGTAAGAAAAGCATATATcatattgaaaatgctGCCAATTTGATTGAATTGCAAGCAAAATGTTGGAAGGTCATGGGAAACATTGAAATATCAAGTAACTTCAGTGGATCTCTTGTTGATTTGGGTTCGATAAAAGAGATAGAGGGGGATCTTATCATTAAGAATAACAAACATGTTTTTAGAATTCAAGGTTACAATTTGCAGGTTTTGCGAAAATTGGAATTGGATAGTCTAACCTCCTTTGTGTCGTTAGACTTACCTGTTTTAAGAGAAGTTGAAACTGTTGATTGGAGAGTTTTGCCTATTCTAAGTAGTGTTGTCATTAACGGAAACATCAACAAGGTTAAAAACATAGTTATATCTGATACTGCATTAACTTCTATCGATTATTTTAATAATGTTAAGGAAGTGAACATCTTCAATATTAACAATAACAGGTTTTTGGAAACTTTATTCACAAAGCTAGAAAGTGTTACAAAACAACTAACTGTTCATTCTAATGCCAAAGAGCTTGAACTTGACTTGAGTAACTTATACACTGTTGAAAACATGACCATTAAAGATGTCTCAACAATTAACGTAGCTAAGCTTTCTTCGGTTAACAGTTCCTTAGAGTTTATTGAGAACCAATTCTCAAGTTTGGAACTCCCACTTTTAACAAAGATCCAAGGAACATTGGGCTTAATagataataaaaacttAAAACGActaaacttttcaaatgtAACAGAGGTTCAAGGGGGGTTGATGATTGCCAACAACACGGGGCTTGCtaaaattgatttctttccGAAGCTAAGGCAAATTGGTGGTGCAATCTATTTTGAAGGTACCTTCGAGAAAATAGATTTCCCAGAACTAAAATTAGTGAAAGGCAGCGCGTATATCAAAAGTTCATCTGACGAATTAAATTGTGAAGAGTTTACGGCACCAAAGAATGGCCGGTCTATCATAAGAGGTGGTAAAATCGAATGCACATCTGGTatgaaaagtaaaatgtTGAATGTTGATGAGGAAGGGAACGTATTAGGGAAACAGGAAACTAATAACGATGCTggtaaaaaggaaaaaggaaaaaatgacTCTAAGAACCAAGGAagttcaaagaaaatggaaaatagTGCTCCGaaaaacttctttattGATGGTCTCAAGACGTCAATTTATACTGTTTTAACAATATTATTCGCGATAGTTTTCTGA